A part of Pararoseomonas sp. SCSIO 73927 genomic DNA contains:
- a CDS encoding RNA methyltransferase, producing MRPPRPPEPDRICGLAAVSAVFARRPREVLRLFHLPTRRREANPFCAVLAEARKPYREVGEEELARVAGTVHHGGIVAVVARRRVAPVALPLPPALRTAPVLPVLDGVSNPHNLGAIARSAAFFGCIGMVLSGDPRQAGLSDAAWRTSEGGLEVLSLWTAPDLTAALPRLGVMTVAAVSSGGVAPEAVLARRPAGGCVALVLGNEEQGVSPATAAACDMQVTLPGSGRVESLNVSVAAAVLIHALSARRA from the coding sequence ATGCGCCCGCCGCGCCCGCCGGAGCCGGACCGGATCTGCGGGCTGGCGGCCGTCTCGGCCGTGTTCGCGCGCCGGCCGCGGGAGGTGCTGCGGCTGTTCCACCTGCCCACCCGCCGGCGGGAGGCGAACCCGTTCTGCGCGGTGCTGGCGGAGGCGCGGAAGCCCTATCGCGAGGTGGGGGAAGAGGAGCTGGCGCGGGTGGCGGGCACGGTCCACCACGGGGGGATCGTGGCCGTGGTGGCGCGGCGGCGGGTGGCGCCGGTGGCGCTGCCGCTGCCGCCCGCGCTGCGGACGGCACCGGTGCTGCCTGTGCTGGACGGGGTCTCCAACCCGCACAATCTGGGCGCCATCGCGCGGTCCGCGGCCTTCTTCGGCTGCATCGGGATGGTGCTCTCGGGCGATCCCCGGCAGGCCGGGCTCTCGGACGCGGCCTGGCGGACGAGCGAGGGGGGGCTGGAGGTGCTGAGCCTGTGGACGGCGCCGGACTTGACGGCAGCGCTGCCGCGGCTGGGGGTGATGACAGTGGCGGCAGTGTCCTCCGGCGGGGTGGCGCCGGAGGCGGTGCTGGCGCGGCGGCCGGCGGGGGGCTGCGTGGCGCTGGTGCTCGGGAACGAGGAGCAGGGGGTGAGCCCCGCCACGGCGGCGGCCTGCGACATGCAGGTGACGCTGCCGGGATCGGGGCGGGTGGAGAGCCTCAACGTCTCCGTCGCGGCGGCGGTGCTGATCCACGCGCTCTCGGCGCGGCGAGCATAG
- a CDS encoding Orn/Lys/Arg decarboxylase N-terminal domain-containing protein gives MEYARRFKFLVCAPGFDEADLEGARLRQIIAEIEGMGYGVTRARRDDDAELVVRTDAAIGCIVVDWGKKGLQGRAAALIALVRKRGLEIPVILLVRRQRLEDIPVEVLDDVDGFVFLAEETPDFIARNLVSKLRQYADTLKTPFFGALVDYSEQGNQLWTCPGHNGGNFYARSPIGRIFVEHLGQAVFRDDLDNSVLDMGDLLTHEGPALRAQQEAAEIFGAERTYFVLNGTSTSNKIALQALLAEGDLVLFDRNNHKAAHHGALFLGEATPIFIETMRNPHGLIGPMLADALDEDRLRAAIRDNPLVRDPEAWKRPRPFRAAVVEQCTYDGTIHSADEIIARIGHLCDYILFDEAWAGFMKFHPLFRGRFGMGLEKLDGDSPGIIVTQSTHKQLASFSQASQIHVKDSHLGEQRRRVEHRRFNEMFLLHASTSPFYPLFASLDVGAQMMKGRSGMVLWDDTVRLGVELRKKLRLTRREFEADPDPAKRWFFEPFVPKTTTVDGATMPWEDAPTDALAADPAHWALEPGAEWHGFGDNPRGWAITDPNKLTLLTPGFAGGGYDEHGIPAPVVAEYLRQNRIVPEKNDLNSLLFLLTPGVESSKAGTLLAHLITFKKLHDNNAPLDEVIPRFVARRPERYGRARLRDLCAEMHAFYRSAGISRLQTAQFTANHFPEMAMPPNEAVRALVKNKVDYVPLEETAGRIAATLWLVYPPGIATVIPGERLDDRAKPMVDYLKAFEAACNRFPGFESEVQGLYRETGADGRTRFYTYVVRE, from the coding sequence ATGGAATACGCCCGCCGCTTCAAGTTCCTCGTCTGCGCCCCCGGCTTCGACGAGGCCGATCTGGAAGGCGCCCGGCTGCGCCAGATCATCGCCGAGATCGAGGGCATGGGCTACGGCGTCACCCGCGCCCGGCGGGACGACGACGCGGAGCTCGTGGTCCGCACGGACGCCGCCATCGGCTGCATCGTGGTGGACTGGGGCAAGAAGGGCCTGCAGGGCCGCGCCGCCGCCCTCATCGCCCTCGTCCGCAAGCGCGGGCTGGAGATCCCGGTGATCCTCCTCGTGCGCCGCCAGCGGCTGGAGGACATCCCCGTCGAGGTGCTGGACGACGTGGACGGCTTCGTCTTCCTGGCGGAGGAGACGCCGGACTTCATCGCCCGCAACCTCGTCTCCAAGCTGCGCCAGTACGCGGACACGCTGAAGACCCCCTTCTTCGGCGCCCTGGTGGACTACTCCGAGCAGGGCAACCAGCTCTGGACCTGCCCCGGCCACAACGGCGGCAACTTCTACGCCCGCAGCCCCATCGGCCGCATCTTCGTGGAACACCTCGGCCAGGCCGTGTTCCGCGACGACCTCGACAACTCCGTGCTCGACATGGGCGACCTGCTGACGCACGAGGGCCCGGCGCTCCGCGCCCAGCAGGAGGCCGCCGAGATCTTCGGCGCGGAACGCACCTACTTCGTCCTCAACGGCACCTCCACCTCCAACAAGATCGCGCTCCAGGCCCTGCTGGCGGAAGGCGACCTCGTTCTCTTCGATCGCAACAACCACAAGGCCGCGCATCACGGCGCGCTGTTCCTCGGCGAGGCGACGCCGATCTTCATCGAGACCATGCGCAACCCGCACGGCCTGATCGGCCCCATGCTGGCCGATGCGCTGGACGAGGATCGCCTGCGCGCCGCCATCCGCGACAACCCGCTGGTGCGCGACCCGGAGGCGTGGAAGCGCCCCCGCCCCTTCCGCGCCGCGGTGGTGGAGCAGTGCACCTATGACGGCACGATCCACTCCGCGGACGAGATCATCGCCCGCATCGGCCACCTCTGCGACTACATCCTGTTCGACGAGGCCTGGGCCGGCTTCATGAAGTTCCACCCGCTCTTCCGCGGCCGCTTCGGCATGGGGCTGGAGAAGCTGGACGGGGACAGCCCCGGCATCATCGTCACGCAGAGCACGCACAAGCAGCTCGCCAGCTTCTCGCAGGCCTCGCAGATCCACGTGAAGGACAGCCATCTCGGCGAGCAGCGGCGCCGCGTGGAGCACCGCCGCTTCAACGAGATGTTCCTGCTGCACGCCTCCACCAGCCCCTTCTACCCGCTCTTCGCCTCGCTCGACGTCGGCGCGCAGATGATGAAGGGCCGCTCCGGCATGGTGCTGTGGGACGACACCGTCCGCCTCGGTGTGGAGCTGCGCAAGAAGCTGCGCCTGACCCGCCGGGAGTTCGAGGCCGACCCCGACCCGGCGAAGCGCTGGTTCTTCGAGCCCTTCGTGCCGAAGACCACGACGGTGGATGGCGCGACCATGCCCTGGGAGGACGCGCCGACCGACGCGCTCGCGGCCGACCCCGCCCACTGGGCGCTCGAGCCCGGCGCCGAGTGGCACGGCTTCGGCGACAACCCCCGCGGCTGGGCCATCACGGACCCCAACAAGCTCACCCTCCTCACCCCCGGCTTCGCCGGCGGCGGCTACGACGAGCACGGCATCCCCGCGCCCGTCGTCGCGGAATACCTGCGCCAGAACCGCATCGTGCCGGAGAAGAACGACCTCAACTCCCTCCTCTTCCTCCTCACCCCCGGCGTGGAGAGCAGCAAGGCCGGCACGCTCCTCGCGCACCTCATCACCTTCAAGAAGCTGCACGACAACAACGCCCCGCTGGACGAGGTGATCCCCCGCTTCGTCGCCCGCAGGCCGGAGCGCTACGGCCGCGCGCGGCTGCGCGACCTCTGCGCGGAGATGCACGCCTTCTACCGCAGCGCCGGCATCAGCCGCCTGCAGACCGCGCAGTTCACCGCGAACCACTTCCCGGAGATGGCGATGCCGCCGAACGAGGCAGTGCGCGCGCTGGTGAAGAACAAGGTGGACTACGTCCCGCTGGAGGAGACCGCCGGCCGTATCGCCGCCACCCTCTGGCTCGTCTACCCGCCGGGCATCGCCACCGTGATCCCCGGCGAGCGCCTGGACGATCGCGCGAAGCCCATGGTGGACTACCTCAAGGCCTTCGAGGCCGCCTGCAACCGCTTCCCCGGCTTCGAGAGCGAGGTGCAGGGCCTCTACCGCGAGACCGGCGCCGACGGGCGCACCCGGTTCTACACCTACGTCGTGCGGGAGTAG
- a CDS encoding DUF1289 domain-containing protein, producing the protein MSDHTAPLEERPCIKICKYDDSTEWCLGCGMTKPEKKAWKRAPEYRAAIHANLPARMEAMEAAGHVTGRAAKK; encoded by the coding sequence ATGTCCGATCACACCGCGCCCCTCGAGGAGCGCCCCTGCATCAAAATCTGCAAGTACGACGACAGCACCGAGTGGTGCCTAGGCTGCGGGATGACGAAGCCCGAGAAGAAGGCCTGGAAACGCGCCCCGGAGTACCGCGCCGCCATCCACGCCAACCTCCCCGCCCGGATGGAGGCGATGGAGGCCGCAGGGCATGTCACGGGTAGGGCCGCGAAGAAGTAG
- a CDS encoding glycoside hydrolase family 3 N-terminal domain-containing protein, with protein MARHHWPAVISSLVVGAGLLVAAVHLRDPRLLALRGTATSGVVLFGVAGALVCLWMWRRRGWRGGLVPGLALLWAAGPALAIHGELLFAQQVRAVLGSGAAGQEVGRHFLVGYTDARAVASLAARGLIGGVFVTTRNLEGRSAEALRTEIADLQAIRREAGLPPLFVATDQEGGAVSRLSPPLPTLPPLGALADLPAVGREAAAQARGASEGAGLAAFGVNVNFAPVLDLRVPGLQVGRHLQSPIAERAISDDPRIVGAIGLAYARGLAEAGVTATLKHFPGLGRATADTHVATAPIAATREELEASDLMPFRHVLGGTEAWLMLGHATVMALDPERPASLSARVVTGLLRQEWGFDGIVVTDDMNMAPILAAGLCGAGIAALNAGVDVLLLSWDPDGYYRAMSCVLEARRRGTLDPTLLAESRRRLERAVARPQGH; from the coding sequence TTGGCGCGGCATCACTGGCCCGCCGTGATTTCGTCGCTGGTGGTGGGGGCGGGCCTGCTGGTGGCGGCGGTCCACCTGCGCGACCCGCGGCTACTTGCACTGCGGGGGACGGCGACATCGGGGGTCGTTCTCTTTGGAGTGGCCGGCGCGCTGGTCTGCCTGTGGATGTGGCGCCGTCGCGGTTGGCGAGGCGGCCTCGTGCCCGGTCTGGCCCTGCTTTGGGCAGCCGGACCGGCGCTGGCGATCCATGGGGAGCTGTTGTTCGCGCAGCAGGTGCGGGCGGTGCTCGGGTCGGGCGCCGCCGGACAGGAGGTCGGGCGGCACTTCCTGGTCGGCTACACCGATGCCCGGGCGGTGGCATCGCTCGCGGCGCGGGGGCTGATCGGGGGCGTGTTCGTGACGACGCGGAACCTGGAAGGACGGAGCGCGGAAGCGCTGAGGACGGAGATCGCGGATTTGCAGGCGATCCGGCGAGAGGCGGGTCTGCCGCCGCTCTTCGTCGCGACGGATCAGGAAGGGGGGGCGGTGTCGCGGCTGTCTCCTCCCTTGCCCACCCTGCCTCCGCTGGGCGCGCTCGCGGACTTGCCGGCAGTGGGGCGGGAAGCGGCGGCGCAGGCCCGTGGTGCGTCGGAAGGTGCGGGATTGGCGGCGTTTGGGGTGAACGTGAATTTCGCGCCGGTGCTGGACCTGCGGGTGCCGGGCCTACAGGTCGGCCGGCACCTGCAGAGCCCGATCGCCGAGCGCGCCATCTCCGACGACCCGCGCATCGTCGGAGCAATCGGGCTGGCCTATGCGCGCGGACTGGCCGAGGCGGGGGTGACCGCCACGTTGAAGCACTTTCCGGGACTGGGGCGCGCGACGGCGGACACGCACGTCGCGACCGCGCCCATCGCAGCCACGCGGGAGGAGCTGGAAGCGAGCGACCTGATGCCGTTCCGCCACGTCCTGGGCGGCACGGAGGCGTGGCTGATGCTGGGGCATGCGACGGTGATGGCGCTGGACCCGGAGCGGCCGGCCTCGCTCTCGGCGCGGGTGGTCACGGGGTTGCTGCGACAGGAGTGGGGCTTCGATGGCATCGTGGTGACGGACGACATGAACATGGCGCCGATCCTCGCGGCAGGGTTGTGCGGAGCGGGAATCGCCGCGCTGAACGCGGGGGTGGACGTGCTGCTGCTCTCCTGGGATCCGGACGGGTACTACCGCGCCATGTCCTGCGTGCTGGAAGCCCGGCGGCGAGGGACGTTGGATCCGACTCTGCTAGCGGAAAGCCGGCGGCGGCTGGAACGGGCGGTCGCGCGGCCGCAGGGCCACTGA
- a CDS encoding branched-chain amino acid aminotransferase, with the protein MAGVFWHLGNWSTEEPKVLGPMDHAFWLGSVIFDGARAIRGTVPDLDLHCQRCVRSARNMRMNPTMTADEIEELCREGVRRMGPEAELYIRPMFFVRRGLGASQPDPDSTEFILSIYDSPLPPPTGFSAITAPFRRPAPDQAPTDAKASALYPNGARAAAWAREQGYEWAVMLDPDGNVAEFSAANLMMVKDGVVITPVPNGTFLAGVTRARIIELLRGAGREVREDVVTPQMLEDADEIFATGNFGKVQPCTRYGTHDMQPGPVAAEARRLYFEFAETARIIPKPA; encoded by the coding sequence ATGGCCGGCGTCTTCTGGCACCTCGGCAACTGGTCCACCGAGGAGCCCAAGGTCCTCGGCCCCATGGACCACGCCTTCTGGCTGGGCTCCGTGATCTTCGACGGCGCCCGCGCCATCCGCGGCACCGTCCCGGACCTGGACCTGCACTGCCAGCGCTGCGTCAGGTCCGCCCGCAACATGCGGATGAACCCCACCATGACGGCCGACGAGATCGAGGAGCTCTGCCGCGAAGGCGTCCGCCGCATGGGCCCGGAGGCGGAGCTCTACATCCGCCCGATGTTCTTCGTCCGCCGTGGCCTCGGCGCCTCCCAGCCCGATCCCGACAGCACGGAGTTCATCCTCTCCATCTACGATTCCCCCCTGCCCCCGCCCACGGGCTTCTCCGCGATCACCGCGCCCTTCCGCCGCCCGGCCCCGGACCAGGCGCCCACAGACGCCAAGGCCAGCGCCCTCTACCCCAACGGCGCCCGCGCCGCCGCCTGGGCGCGGGAGCAGGGATACGAATGGGCCGTCATGCTGGACCCGGACGGCAACGTGGCCGAGTTCTCCGCCGCCAACCTGATGATGGTGAAGGACGGGGTGGTGATCACGCCGGTGCCCAACGGCACCTTCCTCGCCGGCGTCACCCGCGCCCGCATCATCGAGCTGCTGCGTGGCGCAGGCCGCGAGGTGCGCGAGGACGTCGTGACCCCGCAAATGCTGGAGGACGCGGACGAGATCTTCGCCACCGGCAACTTCGGCAAGGTCCAGCCCTGCACCCGCTACGGCACGCACGACATGCAGCCCGGCCCCGTCGCCGCCGAGGCCCGCCGCCTCTACTTCGAGTTCGCCGAGACCGCCCGCATCATCCCGAAGCCGGCCTGA
- a CDS encoding SPFH domain-containing protein codes for MPRDDSLPASTTDRARAEAARPRASLIGLGILAVLLVGWIAYRQVAVVPGPGQMILIGSGGEVTRVLGPGQWGFLNPFSQSAKPYDMALLASDRSTPDRGMPALSAEGHAVTLFGTAFWKEGDESDLRWRYAHIRAGADAMPALMAASVQTVMGRHPIETIIRDASAIGRELTDDLKARARGLLRVNIAEFALTRIEPGESWRAVVSERELGRARAASIAASPALSGENPQAMELERIRRWDGRGIIPERPGRPEP; via the coding sequence ATGCCGAGGGACGACAGCCTGCCCGCCTCCACCACGGACAGGGCAAGGGCGGAAGCGGCCCGCCCCCGCGCCTCCCTGATCGGCCTCGGCATCCTCGCCGTTCTCCTCGTCGGCTGGATCGCCTACCGCCAGGTCGCCGTCGTCCCCGGCCCCGGCCAGATGATCCTCATCGGCAGCGGCGGAGAGGTGACGCGGGTCCTCGGCCCCGGCCAGTGGGGCTTCCTCAACCCCTTCAGCCAGAGCGCCAAGCCCTACGACATGGCGCTCCTCGCCTCGGACCGCTCCACCCCGGACCGCGGCATGCCCGCCCTCAGCGCGGAAGGGCACGCCGTCACCCTCTTCGGCACCGCCTTCTGGAAGGAAGGGGACGAGAGCGACCTGCGCTGGCGCTACGCCCATATCCGCGCGGGCGCCGACGCGATGCCCGCCCTCATGGCCGCCTCGGTCCAGACGGTGATGGGCCGCCACCCTATCGAGACGATCATCCGGGACGCCTCAGCCATCGGCCGCGAGCTGACGGACGACCTGAAAGCCCGCGCCCGCGGCCTGCTGCGCGTGAACATCGCCGAGTTCGCCCTCACCCGCATCGAGCCCGGCGAGAGCTGGCGCGCGGTGGTGAGCGAGCGGGAGCTGGGCCGCGCCCGCGCCGCCTCCATCGCCGCCTCCCCTGCCCTGTCCGGCGAGAACCCCCAGGCCATGGAGCTGGAGCGCATCCGCCGCTGGGACGGGCGGGGCATCATCCCCGAACGGCCGGGCCGCCCCGAACCGTGA